From a region of the Acinetobacter larvae genome:
- a CDS encoding amino acid aminotransferase produces MFQHIPPYAGDPILSLMEQFKADPRPEKVNLSIGLYYNEDSIVPQLQCVINAQQALQAEQNQCKLYLPMEGLQPYRQAIQQLLFAQDSPALAAQRIATIQTLGGSGALKVAADFLKQYFPEAEVWVSQPTWENHVAIFQGAGFNTHFYPYFDAQSGSVDFAAMLQCLAQLPAQSIVLLHPCCHNPTGADLSPEQWDQVITVLQQRQLIAFLDIAYQGFAADLDQDAYAIRAMDRAGLNFIVSNSFSKIFSLYGERVGGLSIVCDDATAAAATLGQLKATVRRIYSSPPTTGAALVNHILHDANLAQQWRDEVKSMRDRIDQMRHRLYQKLSQACPKHDFSYLTKQHGMFSYTGLSPAQVDTLREQHAIYLVGSGRICIAGLNDRNLDTVAQAIASVL; encoded by the coding sequence ATGTTTCAACATATTCCCCCTTATGCGGGTGATCCAATTCTATCCTTGATGGAACAATTCAAAGCCGATCCCCGCCCTGAAAAAGTCAATCTCAGCATTGGTTTGTACTACAATGAAGACAGTATCGTGCCGCAATTACAATGCGTCATTAATGCCCAGCAAGCCTTACAAGCAGAACAAAACCAATGTAAGCTTTATTTGCCGATGGAAGGTTTACAACCTTATCGTCAAGCCATTCAGCAGTTACTCTTTGCTCAAGACAGCCCAGCACTCGCAGCACAACGTATTGCGACCATTCAAACCCTAGGTGGTTCAGGTGCATTAAAAGTAGCTGCCGACTTTCTCAAGCAATATTTTCCAGAAGCTGAGGTTTGGGTCAGCCAACCGACATGGGAAAACCATGTGGCAATTTTCCAAGGGGCCGGTTTTAACACCCATTTCTATCCTTATTTCGATGCACAAAGTGGTAGCGTCGACTTTGCTGCGATGTTGCAATGCTTGGCTCAATTGCCTGCACAGTCCATCGTCTTGTTACACCCTTGTTGCCATAACCCAACGGGTGCCGATCTCAGTCCGGAACAGTGGGATCAAGTCATTACTGTACTCCAACAACGCCAATTAATTGCCTTTTTGGATATCGCCTATCAAGGTTTTGCAGCAGACTTAGACCAAGATGCCTATGCCATTCGTGCGATGGATCGTGCGGGTCTCAACTTTATTGTCAGCAACTCTTTTTCTAAAATCTTTTCTTTATATGGCGAGCGTGTTGGTGGTTTAAGTATAGTCTGTGATGATGCGACTGCGGCAGCTGCAACACTAGGGCAGCTCAAAGCCACTGTACGTCGTATCTACTCTAGTCCACCGACCACTGGAGCGGCATTGGTCAACCACATCTTGCACGATGCAAACTTGGCTCAACAATGGCGAGATGAAGTCAAAAGCATGCGTGATCGCATAGACCAGATGCGTCACCGTCTCTACCAAAAACTGAGTCAGGCATGTCCCAAGCATGATTTTAGCTATTTGACCAAACAACACGGTATGTTTAGTTATACCGGCTTAAGCCCAGCACAAGTCGATACCTTACGTGAACAACATGCAATTTACTTGGTAGGCAGTGGTCGAATCTGTATTGCTGGTTTAAATGACCGTAACCTCGATACCGTGGCACAAGCCATTGCCAGCGTACTATAA
- a CDS encoding disulfide bond formation protein B, with translation MQWRNYRFVSGILFLASVIGMAFALYLEHVKGLDPCPLCIFQRIGLIGLGFFSLLAFLHNPNSNVAKRVYAALASISILWSLAIAGRHIWIQSLPPDQVPSCGPGLDYLVSALPLQVVFQEVLSGSGECAAIDWQFLGLALPVWSSVFFAILTLIGIWQALRSYPR, from the coding sequence ATGCAATGGCGTAATTATCGATTTGTTAGCGGTATTTTATTTTTAGCAAGTGTCATCGGTATGGCCTTTGCCCTATATTTAGAGCACGTAAAAGGCTTAGATCCGTGCCCTTTGTGTATCTTCCAACGCATTGGTCTGATTGGGCTAGGCTTTTTCTCATTATTGGCGTTCTTGCACAACCCCAACAGCAATGTTGCCAAGCGTGTGTACGCTGCACTTGCTAGTATTTCAATCTTATGGTCTTTGGCGATCGCAGGACGTCATATCTGGATACAAAGCTTACCACCAGACCAAGTACCAAGCTGTGGACCTGGACTTGACTATCTTGTCAGCGCACTCCCATTACAAGTCGTATTCCAAGAAGTACTCTCTGGTTCAGGAGAATGTGCTGCCATTGACTGGCAGTTCTTAGGGCTAGCCTTACCAGTCTGGTCAAGTGTCTTCTTTGCAATCCTTACACTGATTGGTATTTGGCAAGCGCTACGGTCTTATCCGCGTTAA
- a CDS encoding YqiA/YcfP family alpha/beta fold hydrolase, with product MHILYLHGFRSGTQSIKAQQLKAYCAKHRQFTFHCPDLNAPPRQVIAKLADILMTLQAQQQPVALIGSSLGGFYATYFVAKFHLPVVLINPVVRPWQVFAQRYNLADLPLYISPQWQLDATQLQDLKLLAINRLATDAKVLLLIQRGDEVLDYREAERYYSQVPHNSLIISELGGDHSMSNFSDKIPMLLEFLSYSVQ from the coding sequence ATGCATATTTTGTATTTACATGGCTTTCGCAGTGGCACACAATCCATCAAAGCACAACAACTCAAAGCCTACTGTGCCAAGCATCGTCAGTTTACGTTTCATTGCCCTGATTTAAATGCACCACCACGCCAAGTCATCGCCAAACTTGCCGATATCTTGATGACCTTACAAGCCCAGCAACAGCCTGTAGCCCTGATTGGCAGCAGTCTGGGGGGCTTCTACGCGACGTATTTCGTCGCAAAATTTCACCTTCCTGTTGTTCTAATCAATCCAGTTGTGCGACCATGGCAGGTCTTTGCACAGCGCTACAATTTAGCTGATTTACCACTTTATATCAGCCCACAATGGCAGCTCGATGCAACCCAACTACAAGACCTCAAACTACTCGCGATCAATCGCTTAGCAACTGATGCCAAAGTGTTATTACTGATACAGCGAGGTGATGAAGTCTTGGATTATCGCGAAGCAGAGCGGTATTATAGTCAAGTTCCCCACAACAGCTTAATCATCAGTGAGTTAGGGGGAGACCACAGCATGTCGAATTTCTCAGATAAAATTCCCATGCTGCTTGAGTTTTTATCTTACTCTGTACAATAA
- a CDS encoding LysR family transcriptional regulator, protein MSTNQHAMLLHEMATFVKVVETGSFSETARQMGTTPSAVSRAISRLERALATRLLQRSTRKLRLSESGQHVYMRCVDMVNAAQAVMQCSSAWQQEAQGLIRMSVPKAVGHFMIHPHLPEFLNLYPQIDVQLLLEDRYIDLIDDAVDLAIRITDQPPGGLMGRKLMEIEHVICATPQYLAQHGVPQHPHDLKQQQCIYLGEQAMDSKWKFQQGTKSVTVAVRGRYAANHTGIRLDAALQHLGIASLPYFVARPALQRGDLQLLLSDWTFKTYYSGGAWLLYPPTRHLAPKLRVFIQYLADKLAMVHKPLDHTPLGDTPLQVSTKNAFDESLPR, encoded by the coding sequence ATGAGCACAAATCAACACGCGATGCTGCTGCATGAAATGGCAACTTTTGTCAAAGTTGTCGAGACAGGAAGTTTTTCCGAGACGGCACGGCAGATGGGTACGACACCATCTGCGGTGAGTCGTGCTATCTCCCGTTTAGAGCGTGCCTTGGCAACACGGCTATTACAACGCAGCACGCGTAAATTAAGATTGAGTGAAAGTGGTCAGCACGTCTATATGCGCTGTGTCGATATGGTCAATGCCGCTCAGGCGGTGATGCAATGTTCATCGGCATGGCAACAAGAGGCACAGGGGCTGATTCGTATGAGTGTCCCCAAAGCGGTCGGGCATTTTATGATTCATCCGCATTTGCCTGAGTTTTTAAATCTATATCCGCAGATTGATGTGCAGTTATTGCTAGAAGATCGTTATATCGATCTAATCGACGATGCCGTAGATTTGGCGATTCGCATTACCGACCAGCCACCTGGCGGTTTAATGGGACGTAAGCTGATGGAGATAGAGCATGTGATTTGTGCAACACCGCAGTATTTGGCACAGCATGGCGTGCCGCAACATCCACATGATCTCAAACAGCAGCAGTGTATTTATTTAGGCGAGCAAGCCATGGACTCAAAATGGAAGTTTCAACAGGGAACAAAGTCGGTTACGGTGGCTGTGCGGGGGCGTTATGCGGCTAACCATACTGGCATTCGTTTAGATGCTGCCTTACAACACTTAGGCATTGCCAGTTTGCCTTATTTTGTCGCGCGACCAGCCTTACAACGAGGTGATTTACAGTTACTGCTGTCCGATTGGACCTTTAAAACCTATTATAGTGGTGGTGCGTGGCTACTTTACCCACCGACACGGCATTTGGCGCCGAAGCTGCGTGTTTTTATCCAGTACTTGGCAGATAAACTAGCAATGGTGCATAAGCCACTGGACCATACACCATTGGGCGATACACCACTGCAGGTATCTACTAAAAATGCTTTTGATGAAAGTCTACCGCGATGA
- the parE gene encoding DNA topoisomerase IV subunit B: protein MSQYTAQSLEVLSGLDPVRRRPGMYTDTSRPNHLAQEVIDNAVDEALAGYANTIHVTVHQDGSLSVEDNGRGMPVDIHPEYGQCGIEIIMTKLHAGGKFSTDNYQFSGGLHGVGISVVNALSTRVEVEVKRQGNLYQMQFEQGEATGPLNVLNGKVAKRATGTRVQFWPESKYFDSPKFALKALKHNLKAKAVLAAGLQINYVDEINNEQITWQFENGLVDYLMDELAGREILPQPAFVSSGEAERASAQFAICWNLESGEQIHESYVNLIPTAQGGTHVNGLRAGVTDAVREFCDLRNLLPRNLKLSAEDVWDGVNFILSLKFQEPQFSGQTKERLSSREASNLMLNMAKDAFALWLNQNADVAMQLAEMAIAKAGRRLKAAKKVERKKIVSGPALPGKLADCVGLTREDSELFIVEGDSAGGSAKQARDKNFQAIMPIRGKILNTWEVASDEVLASQEVHDIAIAIGVDPGSEDLSELRYGKICILADADSDGLHIATLLCALFVKHFPTLVEEGHLFVAMPPLFRIDDNKDVHYALDDEELESILKRCKSKNPQITRFKGLGEMNAGQLRETTMDPNTRRLVQLDLDDIHLTYGLLDKLLAKKRSADRKHWLEQKGNLAEIVA from the coding sequence GTGTCTCAATATACGGCTCAGTCGCTTGAAGTACTTTCCGGTTTAGATCCTGTACGTCGTCGTCCTGGCATGTATACCGACACTTCTCGTCCCAACCACTTGGCACAAGAAGTGATTGATAATGCAGTCGACGAAGCACTAGCAGGCTATGCCAATACGATTCACGTCACAGTTCACCAAGATGGTTCGTTGTCTGTAGAAGACAATGGTCGTGGTATGCCTGTCGACATTCACCCCGAATATGGTCAATGTGGTATCGAAATCATTATGACCAAGCTACATGCTGGAGGTAAATTTAGTACCGATAACTATCAGTTTTCTGGTGGTTTGCATGGAGTGGGTATTTCTGTCGTCAATGCCTTATCTACACGAGTTGAGGTAGAAGTCAAACGCCAAGGCAATCTTTACCAAATGCAGTTTGAGCAAGGTGAAGCCACAGGACCACTCAATGTCCTCAATGGCAAAGTAGCCAAACGTGCGACAGGGACGCGTGTGCAGTTTTGGCCTGAAAGCAAATACTTTGATTCGCCTAAGTTTGCACTCAAAGCACTAAAACACAATCTAAAAGCAAAAGCCGTCCTCGCCGCAGGATTGCAAATCAATTATGTCGATGAAATTAATAACGAACAAATCACATGGCAATTTGAAAACGGTCTTGTCGACTATCTGATGGATGAACTGGCTGGTCGTGAAATCTTACCGCAACCCGCCTTTGTCAGCAGTGGTGAGGCTGAGCGTGCCAGCGCACAATTTGCTATTTGTTGGAATCTTGAGTCTGGTGAGCAAATCCATGAAAGTTATGTCAACCTCATCCCGACCGCACAAGGTGGAACACACGTCAATGGTTTACGGGCTGGGGTAACGGATGCAGTTCGTGAATTTTGTGATTTGCGTAATCTATTACCGCGTAATCTCAAACTGTCTGCGGAAGATGTCTGGGATGGCGTCAACTTTATCTTGTCCTTAAAGTTTCAAGAACCGCAATTCTCAGGTCAAACCAAAGAGCGACTTTCTAGCCGTGAAGCCTCAAACCTCATGCTAAACATGGCCAAAGATGCTTTTGCTTTATGGTTGAACCAAAATGCCGATGTTGCCATGCAATTGGCTGAGATGGCGATTGCCAAAGCTGGACGCCGTCTCAAGGCAGCAAAAAAAGTTGAGCGTAAAAAGATTGTCTCTGGACCCGCTTTACCCGGCAAATTGGCGGACTGTGTGGGTTTAACCCGTGAAGACTCAGAACTGTTTATTGTAGAAGGTGACTCTGCGGGTGGTTCAGCCAAACAAGCACGTGATAAAAACTTCCAAGCCATTATGCCGATCCGCGGTAAAATTCTAAATACTTGGGAAGTCGCTTCCGATGAAGTGCTTGCCTCACAAGAAGTACATGATATCGCCATTGCCATTGGGGTGGACCCTGGTAGTGAAGATCTTTCCGAACTGCGTTATGGCAAAATTTGTATCTTGGCAGATGCCGATTCAGATGGTCTACATATTGCGACCTTATTGTGCGCATTATTTGTCAAACATTTCCCCACTTTGGTCGAAGAAGGGCATCTATTTGTTGCAATGCCGCCGCTATTTCGCATCGATGACAACAAAGACGTGCACTATGCGCTTGATGATGAAGAATTGGAAAGTATTCTAAAACGCTGCAAGAGCAAAAACCCACAAATCACACGCTTTAAAGGGCTGGGTGAAATGAATGCCGGACAATTACGTGAAACCACCATGGACCCTAATACACGACGTTTAGTGCAATTGGATTTGGATGATATCCATCTAACTTATGGTTTACTAGATAAACTACTCGCCAAAAAACGCTCTGCCGATCGTAAGCATTGGTTAGAACAAAAAGGTAACTTAGCTGAGATTGTTGCTTAA
- a CDS encoding PGAP1-like alpha/beta domain-containing protein, whose amino-acid sequence MPSLTPLHESYCTLRNTPLSQADLLEGIAQLVSTPVSSVMRDVIEMLQRDVLLKVLGVSRSKTRKFQKMQKVQRFHRAGYVNLQRYGRYWVAPSLRRLINLFPDLQHKPISPIAQVLLGALNGLLGDYLHAKQNPLAVPMVLYDHYGMVQQGDLAGRVVIFVHGLCMTHLDWNHSTGGIAEKLLAQRDNNHMLYLSYNTGRRISANGRSFAYLLNELVEQNPDIRSIDLIGHSMGGLVCRSALFYGKQNLQQWIHRVENLVCLGSPHHGAALERFGYALQEKIGHLPIIKLLSYIVNIRSNGILDLRYGSVRDDDWEYNQARIGLIDDNRKPAPLPSHINTYLVAGTLEFESKNNRPLQIIGDGLVSVKSALGEHPNPRFRLKLPESNKAIFYGLNHFELQHHPQIAEQICTWFYPSEDQKDPAALHCIHQYVAPVTGKNNYTESAVS is encoded by the coding sequence ATGCCGAGTTTAACACCACTGCATGAAAGCTATTGTACTTTGCGCAACACCCCCCTGAGTCAGGCAGATCTATTAGAAGGCATTGCCCAACTGGTCAGTACGCCAGTGAGCAGTGTTATGCGAGATGTGATTGAAATGCTACAGCGCGATGTGTTGCTCAAGGTACTTGGTGTGAGTCGTAGCAAGACCCGAAAATTCCAAAAAATGCAGAAAGTACAACGTTTCCACCGCGCAGGTTATGTGAACTTGCAACGTTATGGGCGTTATTGGGTTGCGCCCAGTTTGCGTCGCCTCATCAATCTATTCCCCGATTTGCAACACAAACCGATTAGCCCAATTGCGCAAGTGCTGCTCGGAGCACTCAATGGCTTATTGGGGGATTATTTACATGCCAAACAAAATCCGCTGGCTGTGCCGATGGTGCTCTATGATCATTATGGTATGGTGCAGCAGGGCGATCTGGCAGGTCGTGTGGTGATTTTTGTGCATGGTCTGTGCATGACCCATTTAGATTGGAACCATTCCACAGGTGGCATTGCCGAAAAGTTGCTGGCTCAGCGTGATAATAACCATATGCTTTATCTGAGCTATAACACTGGACGCCGTATTTCTGCCAATGGTCGCAGCTTTGCATATTTACTCAATGAATTGGTTGAACAAAACCCTGATATTCGCAGTATTGATCTGATCGGACACAGTATGGGGGGGCTGGTTTGTCGCAGTGCATTATTTTATGGCAAGCAAAATCTACAGCAATGGATACATCGAGTCGAAAATCTCGTGTGTTTGGGATCACCGCATCATGGTGCCGCCTTAGAACGTTTTGGCTATGCTTTACAAGAAAAAATAGGTCATTTGCCTATTATTAAGCTATTGAGTTACATCGTAAATATTCGTAGTAATGGCATCTTAGATTTACGTTATGGCAGTGTGCGGGATGATGACTGGGAATATAACCAAGCCCGTATTGGTCTGATCGATGACAATCGTAAGCCAGCACCTTTGCCTAGTCATATCAATACTTACTTGGTGGCAGGCACTTTAGAGTTTGAAAGTAAAAATAACCGACCGCTACAGATTATAGGCGATGGTTTAGTGAGTGTAAAAAGTGCTTTGGGTGAACATCCCAATCCACGTTTTCGTTTGAAATTGCCTGAATCCAATAAGGCGATTTTTTATGGTTTGAATCATTTTGAATTGCAGCATCATCCACAAATTGCAGAACAAATTTGTACATGGTTTTATCCGTCTGAAGATCAAAAAGATCCTGCAGCTTTGCATTGTATCCATCAATATGTTGCACCTGTGACAGGCAAAAACAACTATACTGAAAGCGCCGTATCTTAG
- a CDS encoding LysE family translocator — protein sequence MWQLYGQEFFSLAVIHFLAVILPGPDFLITLQQSLKYGRKHGVITALGIGAGISVHVLYTLIGVAILFQTHAWLMASLQLLAAAYLCYLARHCLASSTAPNTATLATATPSRVPSWQRSFLTGFFCNALNPKATIFFLAIFSSIVSPQTPLNIQIAYGAWMCSINALWFIVVSYIFTQQQIRQKFLAYSCYIERIMGGLLMLIALRIGYVALQSLCGTG from the coding sequence ATGTGGCAATTGTACGGACAGGAATTCTTTAGCTTAGCTGTAATCCATTTCTTGGCAGTGATTTTACCCGGTCCTGACTTCCTGATTACCCTACAGCAAAGTTTAAAATATGGTCGCAAGCACGGCGTCATCACGGCACTGGGAATTGGTGCGGGTATTTCAGTACACGTTCTCTACACCCTAATCGGTGTAGCGATCTTATTTCAAACCCATGCTTGGCTCATGGCGAGCCTACAACTACTTGCCGCGGCCTATCTCTGCTATTTGGCACGGCATTGTTTAGCCAGTAGCACCGCACCCAATACAGCAACATTGGCAACCGCAACACCGTCGCGCGTGCCATCTTGGCAGCGTTCTTTTCTGACTGGTTTCTTCTGTAATGCATTGAATCCAAAAGCAACGATTTTCTTTCTAGCAATTTTTAGCAGTATCGTCAGCCCACAAACACCATTAAATATACAAATTGCTTATGGTGCTTGGATGTGTAGTATCAACGCATTGTGGTTCATTGTCGTCAGTTATATCTTTACCCAGCAACAAATCCGCCAGAAATTTTTGGCTTATAGCTGCTACATCGAGCGCATCATGGGTGGATTATTGATGCTGATTGCACTGCGAATTGGCTATGTGGCATTACAAAGCCTGTGTGGCACTGGCTAA